The nucleotide window AATTGTTATATtgttaattcaatttattttagtTGGTATTATTGTTGTAATAAGCACGATAATGTAAGTTTGAACGtgtttaagtttttgttttgTCTAATTTAAGTGTTAGaggattttaaatattttatttatctttatattaaaaagaaaatatttactACACTCGGAGTTTTAAACTCCACATGATTAGAGGTTGACAAGTATCCTCTAaagatatagtaaaatattaaaaaatgcacatagtaaaaattttaaagttacttgtaaaatataaaatagacTGTCATTATACCAAATACTAacccataaatatttaaaatttaaaaataaataagaaaagtgTCAAAATCTCAGTCCACTTTGTACCGCTTATGTAACAAATATTTACCATTTATATTGTATAATAATTTAGTATATTAGCTGTGAAATGTTTGAGTTGAGATTTTGCTAtatacttaaattatatttaaaattttaaaataaataataaaacacgtGTCAAAATTTTAACCCTTTTGTGAACTAAAAACTTTCTACGACGTGTATACCAAATTATTTCTATTAAACCGTTAAATTAAGTTGATTCATCAATCAAATCCAAATCATCGATAAAAATCTAGATTATTTTAATATGTTCCAAATTATTTCTAGAGAAaatgaattttcaaaataaaaataataaataacattttatgttttcaattaaatttttattggtgcgattttaattaatgattaattttattaaattaatttgtatAATGTTTTCTCTAAAAATTTCAAGATTTGTTTATTAAATTACGTTTTATTAGACGCTTAACTTATTTTAAACCTATGCGATTTAGTccatgtttttaatttatttttgctgtcgtatttagtttatattttatataatttaatatttattaattttatttgatttattgtataatttagttaatttcatgATAAATGTTGATTTTGTTTTGGATTTAATTTCAAATGATTTGTTTGTGTGGTGATATTAGTTTATTTGATTAAAATCTATTTATTTGAAAcagatttaaatttttaaatattttaagagttttaaaaataaaattaaatagtattttatattttaaatttaagataAATTATCAAAACAgttacttttgtttgcctcaagttacattttagtcacttgtgtttgaaattttatgttttagtcactttaTATTATCATGTTGTAACATTTTGGTCAATAAGCCATTAATTACCGTTAACGATGTAACAGTAAACTGACGTGGCACATTAAGTCatcatttcaaacgaaaattttaggttaaattctacaattggtccctatatctttttcattttgagtaatttaatttttttatgttcttttaactttctttctttatttttccttttcttctatTTCTCCCTCTATATTTTTCCATTCTTCATTCCTTTTAatgtagtttttctatgtttttcatttgttaaaactagtccacaAGCTTGTCTCCCTCAAAAAagttaaattgttcaaaaaataaaagtataggaactaattttaacaaatagaaaatatagaaaaactacaTTTAAAAGAAATTGAGATAGGATGAGAACAGAGGTAGAAGctgaaaagaatgaaaaataaagaaaaaaaaaagttaaaaaaacataaaagaaaaaaattaaattgcttaaaacgaAAAAAATATGGAAACTTGTATAAATTAACCTATAATTTTTATTTGGAATGATGATTTAATTAAAATCTAACATTTCAAAGTGACTTGACATAAAAAAAACAACTATTTTAGAATTTAtccttaaatttaatttaatttcattgcaTTGCTGTAGACAGCCCAACAGACAGGAGCTGAAAAGGAGCCCACAAAATCCTAGAGATAAGTTGCTAACAAGTCCGAGCATCATCTCGGTCGCAAACTCATCATACTAAATATTTTTGACTAATATCAACGGTCAATAGTCCTCGTACATAACATCAACAAAATGACTGCGGTACCACCCTATCCATCGCTATCTCGCTTTTCCCGCGATTCAAATCCTTTTTTCTCCGAAACTTGGAACCCCAAGGCGTATATATATAAATCTAGAATTCCAGATCAGAAAAAACATTAAATTCCAGATCAGaaagaaaatagtaataaaaaagaAAGCTGGAAAATGAAGGTAGTTGAAAAGGAAAGTCCATCTGCCTCAGCCGCAGAACGTGAACGAAGCtcttaaactatttttttttttcctttcctctgGAAAGAGCGGCAAAATCACCGCTAGAAACCCTAGATTTTCGTATTTCTTAAACTGCTGTTCCTTGTAATTCTGGCATCGAATGGATGTCGATTTGAATCTTTGAATGGTGTTTTTCTTTTGGGAGAACGATTAATAAACTGAATAAGCGATTATCATATTCTTAACTTTCTGTTCAGAGTTCAGCGAATTCTTTTAGCAGTTTGTATTCACTCATGAAGAAGTTTCATCGTCATTGGCAGAGGATTctaatcctctcttttctctctttctctgtATTCGCTCAAATCGTGTTGGTTTCGCAGAGACTTAACCCTCTCGCTTTCATTGGTAATATTCTTCGTCTATCTAGATTTTAGATTATAGGAGAACACTTATAATTTTAAGCTAAATAAGTCGcgcttacctttttttttttttgtataaaagAAATTTTGGTGTGTTTCATTTTTGGCCTTCtgtgatttttatttaatttaactgtCGGGATGTTGACTGTTCCTGTTTTCTTTGCATTTATGATTCTGTCACGGCAGGGCGGAAGGATTCTGTGGAGGATTTAGCCAGTATTGTATAGATCTCTCTTACTCGGATCTGctgtatttttttttcttcatttttttggtAGATTTCTAACGTGTTCTTTTGCTTTATTTGATACAGAAGTATATGAAAGATGATTTAAGACTTAACGCAATAGAACAGGTAACTTTGAGATGTATGGATTTAGTGTAGTTTGCTTTGAACGTTTTTTCTTCAAGTGGTTTTGAGTTTTGACCGTATGCAATTCAATCTTTGTTGCTTTTTATTCAGGAAGCTGCCGAAGGTTTAAAAGGTCCAAAAGTAGTTGTTTTCAAAGAGAAGGGTTTCAGTTCTGCAGTTAATCACGGTTCTAACCAGAATCCTGATTTCGATCAATTGGGGGATCCGCAAGATACATCAAAATTGTTAGAAGCAAATGGTTAGTAGTTCTGGGTGCTTATAGAGTCTTTTAATTGACTTCTAGGTCATAGAGCTAATGTGAGTGTGACTCTGTGTTGCTCCACTTTGTATATTCAGGAACTAATGGTAAAGGAAAAGGCGATCATCAAAATCAGCAGAATATAATACGGCTAAACTCCAGGGAAAAGGTGTGTATGTGTCTGAACATTTAACTCCAAGTATGCTGAGATGCTATACATTTGAATCCAAGTGTAGACTATAGATGGTTGCAGTAATGTATGCTTTTCAATCTCGTGAGCAAAAGCATATGTTGGTATTGAAATTATAAATGTCTTGCCAATTTTGCCAGACCATCTCCTTTTATCAATTTTTACCACAATTCCCTGTCCATTGTATTTAAATTGCTTCCTACTAAAATTAGATTGTATATTTGTTGGATTGTAATGCAAAAACTGGTGAAGCAGTGTGTTGTATCTAAAATCTGAGCCATACCAGAACACACTATGAGAATAAGAAACAGAAAAGCCCTTTTTCTACCACAAATTTAATTGGCAATATTGCCATCAAATTGAGGGTTACTGTTCTTTTTGGGTTCAGTGGGGATGTCagctattttttcttttctttcgaaAATGGTTAGAGCTAGAGCAAGTCATGTTTGTTTCAATATATTTGTAACATATAGTTAACACTAATTTATTTGTTGCAGGAACAATACAATCAAGAAACAGGTAGCCATGATCAACATTTACGGTCTCTATCACACAAGGTAATGGATGAGAAGGTAAAGCAGATGAGAGATCAGCTCATTAGAGCAAAAGTATACTTAAATTTTGCACCACCTGGTCGTAATACTCACttggtgaaagagttgcgaacaCGAATCAAAGATGTTGAGCGAACAGTCGGCGAAGCCAGCATGGATTCAGAATTGCCAAGGAGGTAatagatttttaaaataataattttatcactGCAACTTATATTCAATCATAAACATGAGCTCTTGAATAgtattaagtgaattagcttagaTTTAGGGTTGAATTTGCCTTCACTTAACTCTATATCTGAAAAACTGTTGAATTTTCAGGGCTTCACAGAAGATGAGATCTATGGAGGTTTTGTTGGCCAAAGCAAGTCAAGTATTCCCTGACTGCTCTGCGATGGTCAGAAAACTTCGTGCCATGGCTTACAATGCTGAAGACCAGATTAGGACACGGAAGAATGAAGAGTCATATCTTGTTCAACTTGCTGGAAGGACTACCCCTAAGGGCCTTCACTGCCTCTCTATGCAGCTGACAGCAGAATATTTTTCCCTTCAACCCGAGGAAAGGGAGTTCCCTAACCAAAAAAATTTGAATGATCCGGACCTTTATCACTATGCAGTATTTTCTGACAATATTCTGGCTTGTGCAGTGGTTATTAATTCCACAATTTCATCTGCAAAGGTTAGCCTTCGGTGATTTTCAATAAATTTCAATCCCTGCTTTTTTTATTATGTTAAACATAGTTGTTTATAGAGTATTTATCATTCTAAACAATCACATAACAAAATTGTGTGTGATAATTATGCTAGGATGCTCTGAAGGTTGTGGTTTTACATTGCTGGGCAATAATTGAAACACTTGAAATTTATAATGAATAGTAATGGATTGAGCTTTCCCAAATTCTCCATGGAGTTCTTTCACATTTCCTATATACCAAAGCTTATCCCTAACCTGCCATTAGATTAATTTCCCCCTTAAAAAGACAATACTCTTCTGTCATTACTCCCCTTACTTTGATGAGTTAACTATAGCTAGCTCAGGATGGACCTCTGATTTACCTGTTGTGGATGTAATATACCCTGGTAACTAATACTTGGTTATGCAGGAGCCAGAGAAAATTGTTTTTCATGTGGTGACCAATTACCTCAACCTCCCAGCAATGTCAATGTGGTTTTTATTAAATCCTCCTGGCAAAGCTACAATTCATATTCAGAGTGTAGAAAGTTTTGATTGGTTGTCAACCAAGTATAATTCAACATTGAAGGAACAAAAGTCGTATGATCCAAGATATAGTTCAGCCCTTAATCATCTGCGGTTCTATCTGCCAGACGTATTTCCAGCACTGAATAAGATTGTGCTCTTAGATCATGATGTGGTAGTGCAAAGAGATTTAACTGGAATTTGGAGTGTTGACATGAAGGGGAAAGTAAATGCAGCTGTGGAGACTTGTCTGGAAAGTGAAGCTTCATTTCGTACAATGCGCATGTTTTTGAACTTTTCGGacccgtttttggcaaagaaGTTTAATGCACATGCTTGCACATGGGCATTTGGTATGAATTTGTTTGATCTCCATCAAtggagaagaaaaaaattaaCCATGCTTTACAGAAATTACCTGCAACTGGTATGGGGCTAGCACTTCCTTTGAATTTGCTTTTGCTTACTGCTAATATGATATGCTTGTAAATTTCAAGATAGGTCATCTTTCTTAcccctttttttctttattcCCTAGAGAGTTCTATATCTGTCTAAGCTTTGTCTTACGGTGACCTGTGAATGATGAACACTGACAAGCAAAGACCTTTTATGGGTTGGAATTGATTCATACCTAAAAATCAGTGTCATCTAGTTTATATATTCATATTAGTTTCTTCAAACTATTTTGCACGCTCCATATCTGCTCCTAACATGATTTAAAGGTGTatttatattcaattcaattcaaagctGGTATTATTGTgaattcttttcatttttaaataataattgtgTTTTATTATCCAACTTGTTTGTTTGGTGTTTGATGACAGGGACTTAAGAGGCCATTGTGGAAGGCAGGAAGCTTGCCCTTAGGTTGGATTACTTTCTACAACCAGACTGTGGCTTTAGAAAGGAGATGGCATGCGCTAGGGCTTGGCTATCACTCAGGTCTTCGGCGTGCTGATATCGAACGGGCAGCAGTTATACACTATGATGGAGTCATGAAACCCTGGTTGGAAATAGGAATTGCTAAATATAAAGGCTATTGGAGCAAACATATGCAGTATGACCACCCTTACTTACAGCAGTGCAATATCCATGAATAATTGATATGATCACGGCATAGAAGTGGAATTATTTGATTCATTGATGTAAATTTTTAACCCAATTTTTACCCCCCAGAATAGTTCAGGCGGGTGACATTTCAGGGGTTTAGTCTTTTTTGTGGCAATGACCAAAGGTAATAAGTTTCTGTAGGGATGCTGCATTGCAGGTATACCTTTGTACATAATTGTTATAATCACAATTCCACTAGGTTCCATCACGGATTCTTGAAATGAAAGAGGAAgcaaataaatttttattattattatggagATATTATAAAGCTattgaaaatatgaaaataatttaagTTGGGTCAGGGACCATTAACTTTTGTTGTCCCTCCTGGATCAATCTTTGTTTTATAAAAAGGATGACGTGACACGTGGATGGAACTGGTTGGGCAAATGTGGATAGGGGATATCAAAACGAAGGGTTATGCTATCTCTGAGTCTGGTCTGATTCTGGACCAACGGTATTAATCATTGTAAATTCTGTTTTCAAAGTATATGAAATAAACAAACTGGTAACCCTTTGGATCCAACTCGGCTTTGTTGCAAAAAATCAATCTGTCATGGCAACCATCTCGGCTACCACCACCCCTGCAGCTCTTGTTCACAAGACATTGCCCAGGATTGCATCCCCAGTCCCCATTGGTAAGTATTTTATTGGGTTCTTTTTCAAGGGTGGTCAATGGGCATTTTCACCTCAAACTGCATATTGAACTTGCAGGGTTGCCAACAATGGGAAAGAAGGGGAAGGTGATGATGATGTGTAGCATGGAGAAGAAGAGTGAGAATGGGTCAAACATGGGGATGAGTGCATCATTGCTGGCAGCAGCCTGTGCAGCAACCATGTCAAGCCCAGCCATTGCTCTGGTGGACGAGAGAATGTCCACTGAAGGAACAGGACTTCCCTTTGGTTTGAGCAACAACCTCCTCGGGTGGATCCTGTTTGGTGTGTTCGGCCTGATCTGGGCTCTTTACTTCATCTATACTTCCTCCCTGGAAGAGGATGAGGAGTCTGGGTTGTCCCTCTAAAACCCAAACCTTATTTCCTTCCTTTGTTCTTCATTGCAAATATCATGTATGAATCAAATGAATGGAGTATGGCTTTCCTATATTGTAGCAAAACTATTTTTTTCCCCTCTGCATGTAGTACAATGTGGGCTCttctataaattttgattttgtttatcTCCGTTGTTTCTCGATTGATGTATCAATCGACTCAATATGAACATGGATATAGGATTAAGAGGAAATAACAGGGAATATGAAGGGGGCTCTACCTCTGCCTCTGCCTCTGCCCTGTCTATGCTTCCTTGGCAATCTGCACTGTATTTCATCCTTTACGAATGGCTACTCAATCAATTTCTTCAGGCAtaacagggaatctagaaattGTAAATACCTGTGAAAATTTTTGGTATCAAAAGCAATTTGAAACCATAATCAATGCTAAATTATCAAAAGCAATTTGGGTAAGTTCATCAGCAATTATTGAATGATTAAGACAAAAATTAACCTTAAATCATTGCTTACAAGTCTGAAATTATCCGATGGTTAGGATAGATTTAACTTAATCATTTCATGTAATATTAGATTTAGTATGGTGAAATTCTTTTTTTGGGTAAAGTCTTGCAAATGTACGGATGTAGGATAGGTTTAAATCGTGTTAACAACTTTCTATATTTAATCTTTTGTTCTTTTCATGTTTGTGTATAATTTGGTGTACGCAATTTTTTTAACACAACTCACTATTAGACTTTGAactttttattggtatcatagccaCACACCTAAAGTATTTGGTGATATCCTAGGTCTGATAATTGTGTAATATAAACTATAAAGGAAGACAATTCAACTATACATCCaccatttttggatgaatttaatTAGGAAAATATATAAGTATGTCaaaaattaaacccaaatcaatcataagaattaaaatttaaattttaaaatatttttaaattcttaaaatattCGTGAAATTGAGTTTATTGAttaatttttcattaaaaaaaaccctaaaaagccTAAACAAAAGGACATTTCTCATAAGCCTCTCAACTCAAAGCGCTGCGTTTCTTACCAAAACCAGAACCCATCGCCGACACCGAAAAAGACGCCTACGGCCCGACCCCATTCACCTTCTAAAACCCAATTCGACGCCGTTGCTTTGCTTTCTCCCATTGCCTTATCTCTGTCTGTTGCTTTCTCTGGCTTTGCTAATCTGTCCAATATTGATATTGGCTGATGCCTGAACTGAAACCTTTTAGGAAATTTGGAAGTTGGTAAGctcttttatttgaaaattaCAAGGTTAATATATGAACTAATTTAGCTTTGAATCTTTAGTCTTTGGGTTAAAACGAAAATTTGTTGGAGAGATGTGAGAATAAGAAATATAAAAAAGAAGTCTTATTTAATTTCTGAGGGATGTAATTTTGTATTTAATCAAATTAGGTGTAATCTGGATTGTTGATATCTGCTTGTTTGTATTTGTTTTGTTAATAGCAGTTTGTAATTTGGTTATCCCTAGACCCAAGCTTCAATTTTACAATAGACTAGGAAACTAAATAATGTAAGTTTTGAAACCCTAAACTTGAAGTTGATTTCTACTTGAGTCATAATATTTCAAGTTTTATTTGCTTTTCTGTTTTCTGTCCTGTTGCTTGTTATTGTGTCTCATCTACACTCTTTCTTTGTTTACTTGAGAAGGAGAATTTTCTTAAAAGCTATCGGTTTATCGGAAATGGTGGACCATTATCCGTTACATTGTTCTTTGCAGCCCACTGCTATTGATGTGAAATTTGTTCATACCACTTTTTAGGTCTCAAGTGGTATCAAATGGCACCGCTACCTCAAAATAGCGGCCGCGGCACCACTAGGTTTCattgtttttcccttttcttaaACAGAACTCTTGGGTTCTTGCAATCCCATTTATGTTTTCAGTTTATTGCCCATCACAGGTTTGGGATAATGCCTCAATCTAGTATTCACTTACTGACAGTTTTTCTTTTGATTATAAGATTCTTGAAACTTTAAAACATTGAAGACAGCAAAAGAAAATGTTCTATCTAAGCTTAATCGAGCACACTTTGCGGTTACCACCTCATCTTCTTCACCTTTCTGTTGATGAGGCTATTAAGTCAGAGTTGGAAACCCTTTTCTTAGATAAGGTTTGTACTTTGTAGTACTATATCTTCCAACATATTCATTGTTTCAATGGTTCTTTTCACCCCCTAAAGTATATTTGTTGAACTATGTTTTGATGATGATCAATGAATATTTGTTACTTATAATATAGGTTATTGCAAAATTAGGACTCTGTATTTCAGTATATGATATCAGGTCAATTAAAGGTGGCTTTATCTTTCCCGGGGATGGTGCTTCTACTTATACGGTATTGCTTTCCATTTTCCCCTTCTTTTCCCTCCCTTTTATGCATGTTAAATTACTTTATGTGGGACATATTGGTTCGTATTATTGCTTGTCTGAAGTCTCAGAAGTTTGACAAATCTTTTTTCTCTTTCCTGTTGTGGCAGGTTGAGTTCAGATTGATTGTGTTTCGTCCATTTATTGGTGAGATTATTGTTGCCAAACTTAAAGAATCTGATGCTAGCGGCTTGCGCTGTAAGTCTGGAAGAATATTTTTCTACTTATATGGTTTTGGTTGTTTGGTGTAGACGAATCCAAGTCCGTGTTTCTTTTCCCTTTTGAATAACTATTGTCCTTTATCATCTTTATGTTGGTGTCTACAATAACCTTCTGGTTTAAAGATAACATAATAACCATAATTTGGTTTAGGCATTAAATAAGCCTGATTACGATAGTCTATTCCCTAACGAGTGCCTAGTTCAGCGCAATACGAGCTGTTGAGAAGACATTTCATGTAGAAAAGAAATTTGCTGGTGGTGTGTGGAGCTCACCTTTTTTTCCCATCAATGAATTGGAACTCAGTCTATAAGCTTAGGTAAAACGTGAAAAGGAATAAAATAAGCGATACTTCCAATCCTTTCTAACACTTCAAGTTTTGATAGTAACAAATTCTAAGTAGAGGCCAGGAGGAGAGTTAGATTCTTTGACAGTTCTATTATTTGGCCACTAATTGCTGGTTTGCCAGACGGATTCCACTAATTTACTTGACATAACCTTGAGCTTTGTCATATTACATGACATCTTTTCTTGTTATTGCGATCAAAGCTAAAATGACCAGACATAGGTGGTCTATTCTTTGGGCCAATTATAGTCTCATCAACCCTTTCCTTGTCAAATACCATTTGTGAAATATCTACGTGGTTCTGTAATTTGCAGTGTCACTTGGATTTTTTGATGACATTTACATACCTGTCCACCTTTTGCCGACCCCGTCCCGCTTTGAAGCTATCCCTAATACTAGGTAAGAACTAGTTTATTGTTTATTCATCTCTGATATAACCAGAGCTAGAACTCACAAGTTCCACTCTTAATTTTCCttgcttatttattattcactCTATGTCGGTACGTTTACTAATGTGTTGATTACCATTTTGAGGATTGCAGAAATCAAGGCAGATGGATATGGGACTTTGGAGATGCAGAAGAAGCACAGTCCGAAGAACCACGATTTGTTATTGATGGGTCAGATCCGGTATGTCTTGTGATATTGTTGCAAAAGTTTCCATAAGTTCTGTTGTATACCTTTAGTGACTTCAGCTGTTGTTAATCACAGATTAAATTTCGAGTTGATAGTGTTATTTATCCTTCGATTCCCCTTGAACAACCAGAGAATTCGAAACCATTTGCCCCGATGGTGATTACTGTAAGTTCATCTTTCAATTGTTTCATCCTAAATCTATGAAAACCAACTTTGCACGTAACACAAGATGGAAAGACAATTATTGTCATGTGTAACAAGGATCATGTCTTCTTTTCCTAGAAGAACCAAATGTTGAGTTGTATGCTTGATTTCTTCAACATTTGTTTCATTGCAGGGAACAATAAACTACGATGGTTTGGGGCCGGTTTCGTGGTGGGAGGAAGCTGAAATGATTCAGGAGGATGAATAGGCTCGCTAACATTTAGTCCTAGTCGTTTATAGTTCTCAACACAAGGCTTGACAAATATTTTTTCACCTGTGGGTGTTTATATCATGCTTCTCCCTAACTACCAGAGTACATGAGCTCCATTTGCTTGGAGATTAATCCACTCAACCGTAACCAGCTAACAAAAATGCTTAAAGTCGAGGATCCAAGTTGTAGTCTATTGGTTGACTGTTTACTTTTCTTAAAAATAGTTTGTGTTCGAATCTATCAACGtatcaaaaaaaaattgttaacacAATTTTTGTTGTTACATCTTTTATCTTTCTATCTTCACACCTCTTTTCCTAATAT belongs to Gossypium arboreum isolate Shixiya-1 chromosome 7, ASM2569848v2, whole genome shotgun sequence and includes:
- the LOC108456040 gene encoding probable galacturonosyltransferase 6, producing MKKFHRHWQRILILSFLSFSVFAQIVLVSQRLNPLAFIGRKDSVEDLASIKYMKDDLRLNAIEQEAAEGLKGPKVVVFKEKGFSSAVNHGSNQNPDFDQLGDPQDTSKLLEANGTNGKGKGDHQNQQNIIRLNSREKEQYNQETGSHDQHLRSLSHKVMDEKVKQMRDQLIRAKVYLNFAPPGRNTHLVKELRTRIKDVERTVGEASMDSELPRRASQKMRSMEVLLAKASQVFPDCSAMVRKLRAMAYNAEDQIRTRKNEESYLVQLAGRTTPKGLHCLSMQLTAEYFSLQPEEREFPNQKNLNDPDLYHYAVFSDNILACAVVINSTISSAKEPEKIVFHVVTNYLNLPAMSMWFLLNPPGKATIHIQSVESFDWLSTKYNSTLKEQKSYDPRYSSALNHLRFYLPDVFPALNKIVLLDHDVVVQRDLTGIWSVDMKGKVNAAVETCLESEASFRTMRMFLNFSDPFLAKKFNAHACTWAFGMNLFDLHQWRRKKLTMLYRNYLQLGLKRPLWKAGSLPLGWITFYNQTVALERRWHALGLGYHSGLRRADIERAAVIHYDGVMKPWLEIGIAKYKGYWSKHMQYDHPYLQQCNIHE
- the LOC108456050 gene encoding photosystem II reaction center W protein, chloroplastic-like, whose translation is MATISATTTPAALVHKTLPRIASPVPIGLPTMGKKGKVMMMCSMEKKSENGSNMGMSASLLAAACAATMSSPAIALVDERMSTEGTGLPFGLSNNLLGWILFGVFGLIWALYFIYTSSLEEDEESGLSL
- the LOC108467057 gene encoding DNA-directed RNA polymerase III subunit RPC8 gives rise to the protein MFYLSLIEHTLRLPPHLLHLSVDEAIKSELETLFLDKVIAKLGLCISVYDIRSIKGGFIFPGDGASTYTVEFRLIVFRPFIGEIIVAKLKESDASGLRLSLGFFDDIYIPVHLLPTPSRFEAIPNTRNQGRWIWDFGDAEEAQSEEPRFVIDGSDPIKFRVDSVIYPSIPLEQPENSKPFAPMVITGTINYDGLGPVSWWEEAEMIQEDE